Proteins encoded in a region of the Candidatus Methanoperedens sp. genome:
- a CDS encoding P-loop NTPase fold protein — protein sequence MVSKFSDVAVEKIKDDKLGFSEYANGIINTIEGISSDDTPFTIGIFGSWGSGKTSLMNITKAELERRGYKTVFFKSWEYGNEEKPWIPFMVQIVNELFKDENDNKKLLRESLRNIFLFSTDSVLQFYSGGKISTGGVMELVKKSKKASPFKEWSDEDVKLVIERITKIEKFKGAIEKKVKLSQKEEFFKRLWWRIKTKDRAEKPSKGKLVIFIDDLDRIPEKLIDFLNSLKIFLDINGCIFILGCDYGILEAELKTRYKEENYEFYYENYFDKIVQAEFYIPRISEQAITSYLQSLTGGTVEEIEKYTQLVNHSIGGNPRKIKRVVNATALILSVFESKLFTVLEEFQRPKLRGEEKTEESSALERGITRVFTPDQVFNILFDRSVLFKLMCMRERWYNLYQRILSEEQLQSALYSLQDENTTAETFKLLREAAGEKGEKLKETERNLCKFLKKEPKFRDVMDLKTYLTLLEISSPDAGMLLEYENPEKLPIDLFNRYMIFEHINKGKVKKEVVEEKIKQMDWKSSLSTYYFFVEVISVFGYDELIKVLFSNGKSLKCIEEKIKVDSDINAVGSMLNYVRDFNLIGAKEILNKTKNDIEMKIRDSDDLNAIGLLLIYVKWIDPETAEELLNETKKDYADKIRKSNTLRGLRRLLYIMRGTGDKTAEELLNKTKNDIARIIKESSDLWGISLMLSIIRKINPKIAEELLNETQKDYAMKIGESNDLVAIGSLLTNVKKLDSKAAKRLVNETKNYYTYKINISADLSAIAELFLSVEKINPFIAKSLLNKIKTIIEMKIRESSDPRAIEYLFICIKKTDDVIADEILIEIKDHYIDIVKDKPELLMGGELFDRIRTLEEESTNVDHITKKLK from the coding sequence ATGGTGTCGAAATTCTCAGATGTTGCGGTAGAGAAAATAAAGGATGACAAGCTTGGTTTCAGTGAGTATGCCAACGGAATAATCAATACTATTGAGGGCATATCCAGCGATGATACACCTTTCACCATTGGCATTTTTGGGAGCTGGGGTTCAGGCAAAACGAGTCTAATGAATATTACTAAAGCGGAATTGGAGCGCAGAGGTTATAAGACCGTATTTTTTAAATCTTGGGAGTATGGAAACGAAGAGAAGCCCTGGATTCCATTTATGGTTCAAATTGTGAATGAGCTTTTTAAAGATGAGAACGATAATAAGAAGTTGCTGCGTGAGTCGCTGCGGAACATATTCCTTTTTTCTACCGACTCAGTGCTCCAATTTTATTCTGGAGGAAAGATATCAACCGGAGGCGTTATGGAGCTGGTGAAGAAAAGCAAGAAAGCCAGTCCCTTTAAAGAATGGTCTGATGAAGATGTGAAATTAGTGATAGAGAGGATAACCAAGATTGAAAAGTTTAAGGGCGCAATTGAAAAAAAGGTTAAACTGTCGCAGAAGGAAGAGTTCTTCAAACGGCTTTGGTGGAGAATAAAAACAAAGGACAGGGCAGAAAAGCCATCGAAAGGCAAGCTCGTCATTTTTATCGATGACCTGGATAGAATACCTGAGAAATTGATTGATTTCTTGAACAGTTTGAAGATATTCCTGGATATCAATGGCTGTATCTTCATCCTGGGCTGTGACTATGGGATACTGGAAGCTGAGCTCAAGACGAGATACAAAGAGGAGAATTATGAGTTTTATTATGAAAATTATTTCGATAAAATAGTTCAGGCTGAATTTTATATCCCAAGAATAAGCGAGCAGGCAATAACCAGCTATTTGCAATCGTTAACAGGCGGGACTGTTGAAGAGATTGAAAAATACACACAGCTTGTGAATCACAGCATCGGTGGTAATCCGAGAAAGATCAAGAGAGTGGTGAATGCTACAGCGCTCATTCTGAGCGTGTTCGAGAGCAAGTTGTTCACAGTTTTAGAGGAATTTCAAAGACCAAAGCTTAGAGGGGAAGAAAAGACCGAAGAATCCTCGGCACTGGAACGGGGAATCACGCGAGTTTTCACTCCCGACCAGGTATTCAACATCTTATTTGACAGGAGTGTGCTGTTCAAACTGATGTGCATGAGGGAACGGTGGTATAACCTCTACCAGCGGATTTTGAGCGAAGAGCAACTGCAGAGTGCTCTATATTCTCTTCAGGATGAAAATACAACAGCAGAGACATTTAAACTGCTGAGGGAGGCAGCTGGAGAGAAGGGAGAGAAATTAAAAGAGACTGAAAGGAACCTGTGCAAATTTCTGAAAAAAGAACCCAAATTCAGGGATGTAATGGACTTGAAAACATATCTGACCTTGCTGGAGATTTCATCGCCTGATGCGGGCATGCTTCTGGAATATGAAAACCCTGAGAAGCTGCCCATCGACCTTTTCAATCGCTACATGATATTTGAGCATATAAATAAAGGAAAAGTTAAGAAAGAAGTTGTCGAAGAAAAAATAAAACAAATGGATTGGAAAAGTAGTTTGAGCACTTACTATTTCTTTGTTGAAGTAATAAGCGTTTTTGGATATGATGAACTAATAAAAGTTCTCTTCTCTAATGGAAAAAGTCTAAAGTGCATTGAAGAGAAGATAAAAGTGGACTCAGACATTAATGCAGTGGGATCAATGCTTAACTATGTGAGAGACTTTAATTTAATAGGAGCAAAAGAAATTCTTAACAAAACAAAGAATGATATTGAAATGAAAATAAGAGATAGTGATGACCTTAATGCAATAGGATTGTTACTTATTTATGTGAAATGGATAGATCCTGAAACTGCAGAAGAACTTCTCAATGAAACAAAGAAAGACTATGCAGATAAAATAAGAAAAAGTAATACCCTTCGAGGATTAAGAAGGCTGCTCTATATAATGAGAGGAACAGGAGACAAAACAGCAGAAGAGCTTCTCAATAAAACAAAGAATGATATTGCAAGGATAATAAAAGAGAGCTCTGACCTATGGGGAATAAGTCTGATGCTCTCGATTATTAGAAAGATAAATCCAAAAATAGCAGAAGAACTCCTTAACGAAACACAAAAAGATTATGCAATGAAAATAGGAGAAAGTAATGACCTGGTGGCAATAGGCAGCCTGCTAACTAATGTGAAAAAATTAGATAGTAAGGCGGCAAAAAGACTTGTCAATGAAACGAAAAATTATTATACTTATAAAATAAATATAAGTGCAGACCTTTCAGCAATAGCAGAATTGTTCCTTAGTGTTGAAAAGATAAATCCCTTTATAGCAAAATCACTCTTAAATAAAATAAAAACTATTATTGAGATGAAAATAAGAGAGAGCAGTGATCCGCGCGCGATAGAATACTTATTCATTTGCATTAAAAAAACAGATGATGTTATAGCAGATGAAATCCTCATAGAAATAAAGGATCATTATATAGATATAGTAAAAGACAAGCCAGAACTCTTAATGGGAGGAGAACTCTTCGACAGAATAAGAACATTAGAGGAAGAATCAACTAATGTTGATCACATCACTAAGAAATTAAAATAA
- the ygiD gene encoding 4,5-DOPA dioxygenase extradiol produces MNQDDKMPVLFIGHGSPLNIILKNKFTDSLVKLGKDLPRPKAIMVISAHWLTVGTYVSCTEKPETIYDFYGFPHELYKIKYPCPGSPVHARSVSDSLRKAQVKCSNDRGLDHASWAILKHMYPEADIPVFEMSLDYSFNEWHPKPLQYHYDLASRLAGLREKGVLIIGSGNIVHNLGLINFQNIDAEPYDWAIEFDEKVKFDLMDGNHKELINYQNIGPSAYFAVPTLDHYLPMIYGIALQGKNEPLRFTYEGFQNGSISMRCFQIG; encoded by the coding sequence ATGAATCAAGATGATAAAATGCCTGTATTATTCATTGGCCATGGATCACCATTGAATATCATCTTAAAGAACAAATTCACTGATAGCCTTGTAAAGTTAGGCAAAGATCTACCCAGGCCAAAGGCAATAATGGTCATCTCAGCGCACTGGTTGACTGTGGGGACATATGTCTCGTGCACGGAAAAACCAGAAACCATCTATGATTTTTATGGATTTCCACATGAGCTGTACAAGATCAAATATCCCTGTCCGGGTTCGCCTGTTCATGCCAGATCTGTAAGCGATTCTTTACGAAAAGCGCAGGTTAAATGCAGCAATGATCGGGGATTGGATCATGCTTCATGGGCTATCCTGAAACATATGTATCCTGAGGCTGATATCCCGGTATTTGAAATGAGCCTGGATTACTCGTTCAACGAATGGCATCCCAAACCGCTGCAGTATCATTATGACCTGGCATCAAGGCTTGCGGGACTCAGGGAAAAGGGAGTTCTGATCATCGGCAGCGGAAATATTGTCCATAATCTTGGGTTGATCAACTTTCAGAATATTGATGCGGAACCATATGATTGGGCGATAGAATTTGATGAGAAAGTGAAATTTGATTTGATGGATGGGAACCATAAGGAATTGATCAATTATCAAAATATTGGCCCATCAGCTTATTTTGCGGTCCCGACACTTGACCATTATTTGCCAATGATCTATGGCATAGCTCTGCAGGGGAAGAATGAGCCATTGAGATTCACCTATGAAGGATTTCAAAATGGTTCAATTTCAATGAGATGCTTTCAGATAGGTTAG
- a CDS encoding alpha/beta hydrolase, with amino-acid sequence MKTKKNKQKSGPKTPGKRSFFNLRTAIAILVFFILIFLFYFSIPQESDKWSVSKEGVLSYPENRGKVEVKVLKTDSGSNYTLETISFTSKDYTVEGLLRIPSSDRKVPGIVILPGATVPKEGTQGLAGIFSGQGYASLGIEQRNRGGVDFNYDYMLWKEGKEPVEHKMVFDALRSIDVLRQDPRIDPKRIAILGESNGGRFAIIAAALDPNIKGVIGISTSGYDTESQIANINDENLIRFYRSIDPETYLQFIPPRRFVMLHSDNDSIIPVDLARNTFKMAGEPKRFYNVTTGGHGFSEGMREPLGNELRLVLQ; translated from the coding sequence ATGAAGACAAAGAAAAATAAACAAAAATCAGGACCAAAAACACCCGGTAAGCGATCGTTTTTCAATCTAAGAACAGCAATAGCCATACTTGTTTTTTTTATCCTAATTTTTCTTTTTTATTTTTCCATCCCGCAAGAAAGCGATAAATGGAGCGTGAGCAAAGAAGGTGTTCTTTCCTATCCTGAAAACAGGGGCAAAGTCGAAGTAAAAGTGCTCAAGACCGATTCGGGCAGCAACTATACTCTCGAAACTATTTCCTTTACGAGCAAGGATTATACAGTGGAAGGGCTCCTTCGCATACCTTCCTCTGACAGGAAAGTGCCGGGTATCGTGATACTGCCCGGAGCAACCGTTCCGAAGGAAGGGACGCAGGGGTTGGCTGGGATCTTTTCAGGTCAGGGTTATGCAAGTCTTGGCATTGAGCAGCGCAACCGCGGAGGTGTGGATTTCAACTATGACTATATGCTATGGAAAGAGGGAAAAGAACCGGTAGAACATAAGATGGTATTTGATGCCCTGCGCTCCATCGATGTATTAAGGCAGGATCCACGGATCGATCCAAAGAGAATCGCTATTCTCGGGGAAAGCAACGGCGGGCGTTTTGCGATCATTGCAGCCGCGCTTGACCCAAATATTAAAGGAGTGATCGGCATCAGCACAAGCGGTTACGATACGGAATCCCAGATTGCTAATATAAATGACGAAAATCTGATCAGGTTTTATCGTTCCATCGACCCTGAAACATACCTGCAGTTTATACCTCCGCGCAGATTTGTAATGCTGCATTCCGATAACGACAGTATTATTCCGGTTGACTTGGCGAGGAATACTTTTAAAATGGCTGGGGAACCAAAACGGTTTTATAATGTGACAACCGGGGGTCACGGATTCAGTGAAGGCATGAGAGAGCCTCTTGGGAATGAATTAAGGCTTGTGCTGCAATAA
- a CDS encoding NAD(P)H-dependent oxidoreductase — MSEILIVYYSRAGSTEKLAGAIAEGVREGKGNPTLKSVDEVDVNELPEYDGIIAGSPVYYGTMAAELKKFFDESVVVRKKLINKVGAAFATGAHRTGGKETTIISILLVMLIEGMIIVGDPYETGGHYGAAGSDEVGLKEGRALGKRVAELADVVHGKK, encoded by the coding sequence ATGTCTGAAATCCTCATAGTATATTACTCAAGGGCAGGCAGCACGGAAAAGCTGGCAGGGGCGATCGCTGAAGGCGTGCGTGAAGGAAAAGGGAATCCAACACTGAAATCCGTGGACGAGGTCGATGTCAATGAGCTTCCAGAATACGACGGCATCATAGCAGGTTCCCCCGTTTATTATGGCACCATGGCAGCCGAACTGAAGAAGTTCTTTGACGAATCTGTCGTGGTCAGGAAAAAACTCATCAATAAAGTCGGCGCGGCATTTGCCACCGGCGCCCACAGGACCGGAGGCAAGGAAACCACCATCATCTCCATACTCCTGGTAATGCTGATCGAGGGTATGATAATTGTTGGCGATCCCTATGAGACCGGGGGCCACTATGGCGCGGCAGGTTCTGATGAGGTCGGACTGAAAGAGGGAAGAGCGCTTGGGAAAAGGGTAGCCGAGCTTGCTGACGTCGTACACGGGAAAAAATGA
- a CDS encoding YwbE family protein, with protein sequence MNEGNSRENIKEGLSVGIVLKQDQRSGKITQGIVKRILTNASYHPHGIKVELKNGQVGRVKEIHSNVARQELFIGHWLRSLIDLMRIVFRNTKDSYDSRSLVEIEHGWHGFDGYPRIFYHPCQSVLSVESVFHPIFFS encoded by the coding sequence ATGAATGAAGGCAATTCCAGAGAGAATATTAAAGAAGGATTAAGTGTAGGAATCGTTTTAAAGCAAGATCAGAGGAGCGGTAAAATAACTCAGGGTATTGTAAAGAGAATTTTAACTAATGCTTCATATCATCCACATGGAATAAAGGTTGAACTAAAAAACGGTCAAGTTGGAAGAGTCAAGGAAATTCATTCAAACGTTGCAAGACAAGAACTATTCATTGGTCATTGGTTAAGGAGTTTGATTGATTTAATGCGTATCGTTTTTCGAAATACGAAAGATAGTTATGATTCTCGATCCTTAGTTGAAATAGAACACGGATGGCACGGATTTGACGGATACCCACGGATATTTTATCATCCGTGCCAATCCGTGTTATCCGTGGAATCCGTGTTCCATCCCATTTTTTTCTCTTAA
- a CDS encoding VOC family protein, producing MKTKAIPEGFHSLTPDLVVRDAAEAIEFYKRVFGAKKRRVFHGPDGSIVHAEIQIGDSILFLSPEFPEHKVFSPQSPEGGTSTSMFFYVEDVDAVFAKAVSAGATVTMPLADAFWGDRAGGIVDPFGHRWMLAMHIKDISDKELEKAAKAMFAKKP from the coding sequence ATGAAAACAAAAGCAATTCCGGAAGGTTTTCATTCGCTCACACCTGATCTGGTTGTGCGCGATGCGGCGGAGGCAATTGAATTTTACAAACGGGTATTTGGTGCAAAGAAACGGCGGGTCTTTCACGGGCCTGATGGAAGCATCGTACATGCGGAGATTCAGATCGGTGACTCGATATTATTTCTGTCTCCTGAATTCCCGGAACACAAAGTCTTCTCACCCCAATCACCAGAGGGCGGCACAAGTACCAGCATGTTCTTTTATGTTGAGGATGTCGATGCTGTCTTTGCAAAGGCTGTTTCCGCAGGCGCCACTGTAACCATGCCCCTCGCGGATGCGTTCTGGGGCGACCGCGCCGGCGGTATTGTTGACCCATTCGGTCATCGATGGATGCTGGCTATGCATATAAAGGATATTTCTGATAAGGAGCTAGAAAAGGCTGCGAAGGCTATGTTTGCCAAGAAGCCTTAG
- a CDS encoding YciI family protein, with the protein MRFMMFMIPKIYQPDTPPGERAGEGFAPPAESVAKMMKFNEDLAKVGALISLDGFHPISKGARVAFSSGKPKVTDGPLIEAKEVIGGYWMIDVKSKEEAVEWAKRVPAQDGDVIEIRQVFEASDFPPDVQKAADNPRVKAQVEKKRSK; encoded by the coding sequence ATGCGATTCATGATGTTCATGATCCCTAAAATCTACCAACCTGATACGCCGCCCGGAGAGAGAGCTGGGGAAGGATTCGCCCCGCCCGCTGAGTCCGTTGCCAAGATGATGAAGTTCAACGAAGACCTGGCGAAGGTAGGTGCGCTGATCTCACTCGATGGATTTCATCCAATCTCGAAGGGCGCCCGTGTCGCTTTTTCCAGCGGGAAGCCCAAAGTTACCGATGGGCCCCTCATCGAAGCCAAGGAAGTAATCGGCGGCTACTGGATGATTGACGTGAAGTCGAAGGAAGAGGCGGTCGAATGGGCGAAGCGAGTCCCTGCACAAGATGGCGACGTGATCGAGATTCGCCAAGTGTTCGAGGCGTCAGACTTCCCACCTGATGTCCAGAAAGCTGCAGATAATCCGAGGGTGAAAGCACAGGTGGAGAAGAAGAGGAGCAAGTAA
- the trpA gene encoding tryptophan synthase subunit alpha — MKISEKFRELEARKEGALIAYICAGDPTPVATKEYVTALVRGGADIIELGLPFSDPVADGPTIQAGIERALNGGMNPDIYFRTVGSLKVHIPLVVMTYYNLIFKRGLEKFVKDCGASGISGIIVPDLPVEESGELAAFCRQCDIDLIFLVAPTTTESRMKRILAQGTGFLYLVARLGVTGARSDIASATKELIKRVKTKTPKAVGFGISNGRQASELIRAGADGVIVGSAFVDIIASGKDASGRLEALARELKEGIRAARE, encoded by the coding sequence ATGAAGATAAGTGAAAAATTCAGGGAACTGGAAGCAAGAAAGGAAGGGGCTCTCATAGCCTATATCTGTGCCGGCGACCCCACACCTGTTGCCACAAAAGAGTACGTGACCGCACTTGTGAGAGGCGGCGCTGATATCATAGAACTGGGGCTTCCATTCTCAGACCCGGTAGCGGACGGTCCTACCATCCAGGCTGGGATCGAGCGCGCGCTGAACGGCGGGATGAACCCAGATATTTATTTCAGGACAGTCGGGTCTCTTAAGGTCCATATCCCTCTTGTGGTGATGACCTATTACAATCTCATATTCAAAAGAGGTCTTGAAAAATTCGTAAAAGACTGCGGAGCCTCGGGTATTTCGGGGATCATAGTCCCCGACCTGCCGGTAGAGGAATCGGGGGAGCTTGCGGCTTTTTGCAGGCAGTGCGACATCGACCTGATCTTCCTTGTTGCTCCCACGACTACGGAATCAAGGATGAAGAGAATCCTGGCGCAGGGCACGGGTTTCCTGTATCTTGTGGCGCGCCTGGGCGTTACGGGGGCACGGAGCGATATAGCCAGTGCTACAAAAGAATTGATCAAGAGAGTGAAGACCAAAACGCCCAAAGCAGTAGGATTTGGGATCTCAAATGGCAGGCAGGCTTCCGAGTTAATCCGGGCCGGGGCGGATGGGGTTATCGTAGGCTCTGCGTTCGTGGATATTATCGCGAGCGGAAAAGATGCATCCGGGAGGCTTGAGGCGCTGGCGAGGGAATTGAAAGAAGGGATACGGGCGGCACGGGAATAA
- the trpB gene encoding tryptophan synthase subunit beta, whose translation MKQELKSTKFGKYGGQFVPEVLMPALEELTEQYERYKDDPVFKEELDYYLRDFAGRPSPLYHAKRMSSEYGVKIYLKREDLVHGGAHKLNNTLGQALLTRYMGKKRIIAETGAGQHGTACAMAGAAFGIATEVYMGAKDTVRQRMNVYRMELMGTKVIHVRSGSQTLKDAINEAMRDWVANVETTHYMIGSVVGPHPYPTMVRDFQSVIGKETRTQIMEKEGRFPDSIVACTGGGSNAMGIFHPFIDDDVDLFAVEAGGSGMKTTDKEALHSATLCAGEEGVLHGAHTKVLQNKYGQILESSSIAAGLDYAGVGPELAYLADIGRIKPRNSMDSEALDAFHDLCRLEGIIPALESSHAVAYVKKAAASGELGDIVVINISGRGDKDLETVMGVK comes from the coding sequence ATGAAACAGGAACTTAAATCTACCAAATTCGGTAAGTACGGAGGGCAGTTCGTGCCTGAAGTATTGATGCCGGCCCTTGAAGAGCTCACGGAACAGTATGAAAGATACAAAGACGACCCTGTTTTCAAAGAGGAGCTGGATTATTATCTCAGGGATTTTGCAGGACGCCCTTCGCCTTTATATCACGCAAAAAGAATGAGCAGCGAATATGGTGTCAAGATATATTTGAAGCGCGAAGACCTGGTTCACGGAGGCGCCCATAAATTGAACAATACGCTCGGGCAGGCGCTCCTTACAAGATACATGGGTAAGAAACGGATAATCGCCGAAACCGGCGCCGGGCAGCATGGTACCGCATGCGCAATGGCTGGCGCGGCTTTTGGCATCGCCACCGAGGTTTACATGGGCGCCAAGGACACGGTACGGCAGCGTATGAACGTTTACAGGATGGAACTGATGGGCACGAAGGTCATACATGTAAGAAGCGGCTCGCAAACGCTGAAAGATGCGATCAACGAAGCCATGCGCGACTGGGTTGCCAATGTGGAGACAACGCATTACATGATAGGCTCCGTGGTCGGGCCGCACCCTTATCCGACGATGGTGAGGGATTTCCAGAGCGTCATAGGAAAAGAGACGCGAACGCAGATAATGGAAAAGGAAGGAAGGTTCCCGGATTCCATAGTGGCCTGCACAGGCGGGGGGAGCAACGCGATGGGAATTTTCCATCCTTTTATAGACGATGACGTAGACCTTTTCGCCGTGGAGGCAGGCGGCAGCGGCATGAAAACTACGGATAAGGAAGCATTGCATTCAGCGACCCTTTGCGCCGGCGAGGAAGGCGTGCTTCACGGCGCTCATACAAAAGTGCTTCAGAACAAGTATGGACAGATACTTGAATCGAGCTCGATAGCCGCTGGCCTTGATTATGCGGGCGTAGGGCCGGAACTTGCCTACCTTGCAGATATCGGCAGGATAAAGCCCAGGAATTCAATGGACAGCGAAGCGCTGGACGCCTTTCATGACCTGTGCAGGCTTGAGGGCATTATTCCGGCGCTTGAGTCCTCGCACGCAGTGGCTTATGTCAAGAAGGCGGCGGCTTCGGGAGAGCTGGGAGATATTGTGGTAATTAACATTTCGGGAAGGGGCGACAAGGACCTTGAAACGGTGATGGGCGTGAAATAA
- a CDS encoding indole-3-glycerol-phosphate synthase: MHPKINEILAYTAKRIPPDGTDKKRNEKTRSFQDILKIRKKNNLVPVITEVKPSSPTRFIRAVTPADAADIAVQMEKAGAAAISVLTEPQFFKGSLENLKAVREAVKLPVLRKDFIIDKRQIYESESDLILLIAGILGERLNDFVEDSISCGLEPLVEVHNKKELDSALSTDTNIIGINNRDLDTLKVDITTTEALAPLISDRIIISESGISAPEDAVRMINAGADAILVGTSIMQGNIYDKTYELVHALKR, translated from the coding sequence ATGCATCCAAAAATTAACGAGATATTGGCATATACTGCAAAGAGAATCCCGCCAGACGGAACTGATAAAAAAAGGAATGAGAAAACTCGAAGTTTCCAGGACATTTTAAAAATCAGAAAAAAGAATAACCTTGTTCCAGTGATAACGGAGGTCAAGCCCTCCTCACCGACACGGTTCATAAGGGCAGTGACACCTGCGGATGCAGCAGATATCGCTGTACAGATGGAAAAAGCAGGGGCTGCGGCAATATCAGTGCTTACGGAACCTCAATTTTTCAAAGGCAGCCTGGAAAACCTGAAAGCTGTCCGTGAAGCTGTAAAGCTTCCCGTTCTGCGAAAGGATTTCATTATAGATAAAAGGCAGATATATGAATCGGAGAGCGATCTGATACTCCTGATAGCGGGTATTCTCGGAGAGAGACTTAACGATTTTGTGGAGGATTCCATATCCTGCGGCCTTGAGCCGCTTGTAGAGGTACATAACAAAAAGGAGCTTGATAGCGCCCTTTCTACAGATACAAATATCATTGGTATCAACAATCGGGACCTCGATACACTGAAAGTTGACATCACCACCACTGAAGCTCTGGCACCGCTTATCAGCGATAGAATAATCATCAGCGAAAGCGGGATCTCAGCGCCAGAGGATGCCGTCCGTATGATAAACGCGGGGGCAGATGCGATCCTGGTCGGAACATCTATTATGCAGGGAAATATTTACGATAAAACATACGAGTTAGTACATGCTTTGAAAAGATAG
- a CDS encoding nucleotidyl transferase AbiEii/AbiGii toxin family protein has product MSWLLYGIYFSDLKDVLVFKGGTALSKIYFPKTWRLSEDLDFTVIEGIQDSRIKSMLVDCFEALNEKSGMEFHLAEFHSTPGHNIGTVQFTGPLGKNSVRVDISLNEILTLEPLRKEIDDDYADIGKFDILVYSLDEIFAEKLRSIIQRGKSRDYFDVWMLMKNEAFDKKKIKEIFIKKCTDKNVEPGYELFF; this is encoded by the coding sequence TTGAGCTGGCTGCTTTACGGCATATATTTTTCTGATTTGAAAGATGTTCTTGTATTCAAGGGCGGAACTGCTTTGAGCAAAATATATTTCCCGAAAACGTGGAGGCTCTCTGAGGACCTGGATTTTACCGTTATTGAGGGAATTCAGGATTCAAGAATAAAATCGATGCTGGTGGATTGTTTTGAAGCGCTTAATGAAAAGAGCGGAATGGAATTTCATCTTGCAGAATTTCATTCGACCCCGGGGCACAATATAGGAACGGTGCAGTTCACCGGCCCTCTTGGCAAGAACAGCGTCCGCGTGGATATAAGCCTGAATGAAATTCTCACTTTAGAGCCCCTGAGAAAAGAAATAGATGACGATTACGCAGATATTGGGAAATTCGATATTCTTGTTTACTCGCTGGACGAAATATTTGCGGAAAAGCTGCGTTCGATAATTCAGAGAGGCAAAAGCAGGGATTATTTCGATGTCTGGATGCTAATGAAAAATGAAGCGTTTGATAAAAAGAAAATAAAGGAGATCTTCATAAAGAAGTGCACGGATAAAAACGTTGAGCCGGGGTATGAATTATTTTTTTGA
- a CDS encoding methyltransferase domain-containing protein — protein sequence MMALTGLYRDEGLEIYENSHYPHGEHITEVEQILSWYRAGKSRVLDIGCSGGLHAIEFSRNGFSVTGLDMESSAIERAKKRAGNMPGKAEFEVFDVEIDDFSHLGKFDLVYSIGNVLSHIRKNNILNVLKKIQGCMDENGIFLFDVLINEKPFRRRMLPGKKDIQIIWERKIDAKTGGISMDGTFLEYGFAQHFDVWGYSIEEILAMLKSSGFRNIEFSGKLDFAAKDKTKNPISLYI from the coding sequence ATGATGGCCTTGACGGGACTCTACAGGGACGAAGGGTTGGAAATATACGAAAACTCACATTATCCCCATGGCGAACATATCACTGAAGTAGAGCAGATACTTTCATGGTACAGAGCAGGGAAATCGCGGGTCCTTGATATAGGATGCAGCGGGGGGCTGCATGCCATTGAGTTCTCCAGAAATGGCTTTTCTGTAACCGGTCTTGATATGGAATCGTCGGCAATAGAACGTGCGAAAAAAAGAGCCGGGAATATGCCAGGGAAGGCTGAGTTTGAGGTTTTTGATGTAGAGATCGATGATTTTTCGCATCTTGGGAAATTTGACCTGGTCTACAGTATTGGGAACGTCCTTTCACATATCAGAAAAAATAATATTTTGAACGTCCTGAAAAAAATCCAGGGCTGCATGGATGAAAATGGAATTTTTCTGTTTGATGTTCTCATCAATGAGAAACCATTTCGTAGAAGAATGCTTCCCGGAAAAAAGGACATTCAAATAATCTGGGAAAGAAAAATAGATGCAAAAACAGGCGGGATAAGCATGGACGGGACTTTCCTCGAATATGGTTTCGCCCAGCATTTTGATGTATGGGGATACAGCATCGAAGAGATATTGGCCATGTTAAAGAGCTCTGGATTCAGAAATATTGAGTTCTCAGGAAAACTCGATTTCGCCGCAAAAGATAAAACCAAAAACCCTATAAGTCTTTACATATAG